A DNA window from Calliphora vicina chromosome 1, idCalVici1.1, whole genome shotgun sequence contains the following coding sequences:
- the sll gene encoding adenosine 3'-phospho 5'-phosphosulfate transporter 1 yields the protein MALKTPDIIICGFFLITLLVIHFFSDILRSTLGGYDTHKTLSQLIESQSKDYSWILKLLVNCFGYSCVFVPGFLIYKYVQRTNYLEKSDKSYIHMAVNMCINGNSGSESDRDEPSEKTLLPNDPTATILSTPPPPQAAIAATPKRSNSHEVILLCWCFGGLMVSYLTWGVLQEKIMTQEYYNFDGVKSHFKDSQFLVFSNRILAFMVAIVVLQYKRPPTRHKAPLYKYSFASFSNIMSAWFQYEALKFVNFPTQVLAKSCKIIPVMLMGKILSKNKYQCYEYFTAVLISTGMIFFMMGSADSSKANGVTTMTGIFLLAMYMLFDSFTANWQGDLFKGYGMSPLQMMCGVNLFSTIFTAASLSVQGGFIDSLQFATEHPKFVFDIVILSISSAVGQLFIFYTISVFGPVAFTIIMTLRQAAAILLSCLIYHHSISVLGVLGVMVVFFAIFMRVYCNQRMKTMRKRAEAHKPKMAV from the exons ATGGCTCTTAAAACACCAGATATTATAATATG cgGGTTTTTTCTTATCACCTTGCTGGTCATACACTTCTTCTCCGACATTTTAAGGTCTACTTTGGGTGGCTATGATACACACAAAACATTATCCCAACTGATAGAGTCACAATCCAAAGATTATTCGTGGATATTAAAACTATTAGTCAATTGTTTTGGTTATAGTTGTGTTTTTGTACCTGGTTTCTTAATTTACAAATATGTTCAGCGCACAAACTATTTGGAAAAGAGCG ATAAATCCTATATACACATGGCTGTTAACATGTGTATTAACGGCAACAGTGGTAGCGAGTCCGACCGAGATGAACCCTCAGAAAAAACCCTACTACCAAATGATCCGACGGCTACAATATTAAGTACACCACCTCCTCCACAGGCCGCTATAGCAGCAACACCAAAACGTTCCAACTCACACGAAGTCATCCTCCTGTGTTGGTGTTTTGGCGGTCTTATGGTATCCTATCTAACGTGGGGCGTTCTGCAGGAGAAAATTATGACGcaagaatattataattttgatGGTGTAAAGTCACATTTCAAGGATTCgcaatttttagtattttccaATCGTATTTTAGCCTTTATGGTGGCCATAGTGGTGTTGCAATACAAACGCCCGCCCACACGTCATAAGGCTCCCCTATACAAATACTCATTTGCTTCGTTTTCTAATATTATGAGCGCCTGGTTTCAATATGAGGCcttgaaatttgttaattttccaACACAAGTTTTGGCCAAATCTTGCAAAATCATACCCGTCATGCTGATGGGTAAAATTCTGtcgaaaaataaatatcaatgtTATGAGTACTTTACGGCTGTGTTGATATCCACGGGTATGATATTTTTTATGATGGGCTCGGCAGATAGTTCAAAGGCCAATGGTGTGACCACCATGACGGGTATATTTCTGCTGGCAATGTACATGTTATTCGATAGTTTTACAGCCAACTGGCAAGGTGATTTATTTAAAGGCTATGGCATGTCTCCCTTACAAATGATGTGTGGCGTGAATTTATTTTCGACCATATTTACGGCAGCTTCTTTAAGTGTTCAGGGAGGATTTATAGATTCACTGCAATTTGCTACtgag cATCCCAAATTTGTATTTGATATCGTTATACTGTCTATTAGTTCAGCTGTCGGccaattgtttatattttataccatATCCGTATTTGGCCCAGTTGCGTTTACCATCATTATGACGTTAAGACAA GCTGCAGCCATTTTACTTTCTTGTCTAATTTATCATCACAGCATATCGGTGTTGGGAGTATTGGGTGTTATGGTAGTATTCTTTGCCATATTTATGCGGGTCTATTGCAATCAACGCATGAAGACCATGCGTAAGCGAGCCGAGGCCCATAAGCCCAAAATGGCCGTGTAG